A window of Citrus sinensis cultivar Valencia sweet orange chromosome 7, DVS_A1.0, whole genome shotgun sequence contains these coding sequences:
- the LOC112499557 gene encoding putative disease resistance protein RGA3 isoform X1 encodes MAEHAMVSVVVEKVIEMLELLVCYSPPYRQFYTRKGLLRTYSPVRILFDKGKNKVADGTANDTEDWLPEGDVDFRLTPECVGCIPPELIRSVQVFLLRLGIIEEMVEDGEESRLNKTDSRTVIRGVMTSVKDWLDLVKVVATKSEDLVDELSTEFLRWKQHPDQSDEPPWPDFTNKIQDLNDVLRPILRLPKQWFQLDRRSQDDFQNRYEGGPSGFVSTSFLQTCSRSETCGVDEEKEDLVSKLLSSSTEIPIISILGTEGTGKTTLATLAYNSYKVMRYFDIRIWVGASADSDVLSVASSIAEALGASASAFSSQGQELEPYLRYIRKSIARNRFILVIDDVWIEDNSTWESLLQTLQEGRPGSKILVTTDDQSIADKIGSTENIRRASDEASWSLFESAAFFNRSQEVREHLEHIGRKIVQQCHDLPLLIKIVGRTLHFKTEKEWQSILDSKMWQVQYIERHHFVPLWLSFTDMPFAVRMCFLYCAIFPKDYLINKDELIRSWMAQGYVHKEAVGQMCFDQMVARSWFQKFEFEEDDDDGRILRCKMPVQVHKFVRFLAQNYCASIEVDGNFEKPRRVKLSHLFLRVSEGISFPVSVSEVQNLRSLRIQYGSKTCSLISEVLPKLLDQSRTTLRALDLSGQSWYENMTIKIPAEIGNLEFLRYLNLSLLKIAELPEELCGLWNLQTLELNWCTNLETLPQGMGKLINLEHLLNVGTSLASMPKEIERLTRLCTLSEFIVSSDGGTLEYLKSLDELRGSLHIRNLGNVTDASKVAEAKLKNKVNLRGLCLNFENHAEGERIKEDEKVLDAAQPPEYLMRLEIRDYRGSTFPSWIDLLSRLTILSLKDWTNCEQLPPLGNLPSLESLSLFSMGSVRKVGNEFLGIKSGIASSVTYFPRLKSLKFVNMEEWGDWECEMANVMPCLCSLSFVYCPELKALPGIFLSQEENRLEKNPNLITPKELKINWCPLLKERYDKRSGGKEWGKISRIPSIMINFTYLQLDPELLNYQTGNLFSFSISWYLQFLAKWYLLLITKLILSDYYCSVSQILPSLVLRT; translated from the exons TGCATTCCACCAGAATTGATCCGTTCAGTGCAAGTTTTTTTGCTGAGACTTGGAATCATTGAAGAAATGGTTGAAGATGGAGAGGAAAGTCGATTGAACAAAACAGATTCACGTACGGTAATTAGAGGTGTGATGACTAGTGTGAAAGACTGGTTAGATTTGGTGAAAGTCGTGGCCACCAAGTCGGAAGATTTGGTGGATGAATTGAGCACTGAATTCCTCAGATGGAAGCAGCATCCCGATCAATCAGATGAACCCCCTTGGCCAGATTTTACTAACAAGATACAAGACTTAAATGATGTTTTACGTCCAATTCTCAGATTGCCCAAACAATGGTTTCAATTAGATCGTCGGAGTCAGGACGATTTCCAAAACCGATATGAAGGGGGTCCTAGTGGTTTTGTCTCCACCAGCTTTCTGCAAACCTGTTCTAGATCTGAGACTTGCGGTGTAGATGAAGAGAAGGAAGATTTAGTAAGCAAGTTGTTGTCGTCGTCGACGGAGATTCCCATCATCTCTATTCTAGGGACCGAAGGAACGGGGAAAACAACACTTGCTACATTGGCCTACAATAGTTATAAGGTGATGAGGTATTTTGACATCAGAATTTGGGTCGGTGCATCTGCCGACTCTGATGTGTTGAGCGTTGCCAGCTCCATTGCTGAAGCTCTAGGTGCTTCGGCTTCAGCCTTTTCTTCTCAGGGACAGGAATTAGAGCCTTATTTGAGATACATTAGAAAATCTATTGCGAGAAATAGATTTATTCTTGTGATAGATGATGTGTGGATAGAAGACAACAGTACATGGGAATCATTGCTTCAGACTCTACAAGAGGGTCGCCCTGGAAGTAAAATTTTGGTTACCACAGATGATCAGTCAATTGCTGACAAGATTGGATCTACGGAGAATATTAGGCGAGCGTCCGATGAGGCATCTTGGTCGTTGTTTGAGTCCGCtgcattttttaatagatCCCAGGAGGTGCGTGAACATTTAGAACATATTGGGAGGAAGATTGTACAACAGTGCCATGACTTGCCTCTTCTTATAAAGATTGTCGGACGTACTTTGCACtttaaaactgaaaaagaGTGGCAAAGCATATTAGACAGCAAAATGTGGCAAGTACAATATATTGAGAGGCATCATTTTGTCCCTCTGTGGCTGAGTTTTACCGACATGCCATTTGCGGTAAGAATGTGCTTTTTGTATTGCGCCATCTTTCCAAAAGACtatctaattaataaagatgaaCTAATTAGATCATGGATGGCTCAAGGTTATGTCCACAAGGAGGCAGTTGGTCAAATGTGTTTTGACCAAATGGTAGCACGTTCTTGGTTCCAGAAGTTTGAGTTTGAAGAGGATGACGATGATGGTCGTATTTTAAGATGTAAGATGCCTGTTCAAGTGCATAAGTTTGTCCGATTTCTTGCACAGAATTATTGTGCTTCAATTGAGGTTGatggtaattttgaaaaaccaaGGCGAGTTAAGCTTAGCCACTTGTTCTTGAGGGTCAGTGAAGGGATTTCATTTCCTGTCTCCGTCAGTGAAGTGCAAAACTTAAGAAGCCTCCGGATTCAATATGGGTCTAAAACTTGTTCGCTAATTAGTGAGGTACTACCGAAATTATTGGATCAATCAAGGACGACTTTAAGGGCATTAGATCTGAGTGGACAATCATGGTATGAAAATATGACTATAAAGATTCCAGCGGAGATAGGAAACTTGGAATTTTTGAGATACCTTAATTTGTCATTACTGAAGATAGCTGAATTGCCAGAAGAACTGTGTGGGTTATGGAATTTACAAACTTTAGAGCTCAACTGGTGTACCAATCTCGAAACGTTACCTCAAGGGATGGGAAAGTTAATCAACCTGGAGCATTTGTTAAATGTTGGGACTTCACTTGCTTCCATGCcgaaagaaattgaaagattGACTCGTCTTTGTACATTAAGTGAATTCATTGTGAGCAGTGATGGTGGCACCCTTGAATATTTGAAAAGCTTGGACGAACTTCGGGGGTCTCTTCATATAAGAAACCTGGGAAATGTGACAGATGCGAGTAAGGTTGCAGAAGCGAAACTAAAGAACAAGGTAAATCTCCGCGGATTGtgtctaaattttgaaaatcatgcgGAAGGGGAGAGGATAAAGGAAGATGAAAAAGTTCTTGATGCCGCGCAGCCGCCCGAATATTTAATGAGGTTAGAGATCAGAGACTACAGAGGCAGCACTTTCCCGAGTTGGATCGATTTGTTAAGTAGGCTGACAATTTTAAGTCTCAAAGATTGGACTAACTGCGAGCAACTTCCTCCTCTCGGAAACCTGCCATCTCTTGAGTCACTTTCTTTATTTAGTATGGGAAGCGTGAGAAAAGTGGGTAATGAATTTTTGGGAATAAAAAGTGGCATCGCATCATCTGTTACTTACTTCCCAAGATTGAAATCTCTCAAGTTTGTCAACATGGAAGAATGGGGAGATTGGGAATGTGAGATGGCTAATGTCATGCCATGTCTTTGTTCCTTGTCATTTGTGTACTGCCCCGAATTAAAGGCCCTGCCAGGCATCTTTCTTTCTCAG GAGGAAAATAGATTAGAAAAGAATCCTAATCTAATTACACCAAAGGAATTAAAGATCAATTGGTGTCCGCTTCTAAAGGAGCGTTACGATAAGAGGTCAGGAGGTAAGGAGTGGGGGAAAATCTCGAGAATCCCCAGcatcatgattaattttacataCCTGCAACTTGATCCAGAATTGTTGAATTACCAGACAGGTAATCTCTTCTCATTTTCAATTAGTTGGTATCTGCAATTTCTAGCCAAGTGGTACCTACTATTAATCACTAAACTAATTTTGTCGGACTATTATTGCAGTGTAAGCCAAATTTTACCAAGTCTGGTCTTGAGAACCTAG
- the LOC112499557 gene encoding putative disease resistance RPP13-like protein 1 isoform X2 has translation MAEHAMVSVVVEKVIEMLELLVCYSPPYRQFYTRKGLLRTYSPVRILFDKGKNKVADGTANDTEDWLPEGDVDFRLTPECVGCIPPELIRSVQVFLLRLGIIEEMVEDGEESRLNKTDSRTVIRGVMTSVKDWLDLVKVVATKSEDLVDELSTEFLRWKQHPDQSDEPPWPDFTNKIQDLNDVLRPILRLPKQWFQLDRRSQDDFQNRYEGGPSGFVSTSFLQTCSRSETCGVDEEKEDLVSKLLSSSTEIPIISILGTEGTGKTTLATLAYNSYKVMRYFDIRIWVGASADSDVLSVASSIAEALGASASAFSSQGQELEPYLRYIRKSIARNRFILVIDDVWIEDNSTWESLLQTLQEGRPGSKILVTTDDQSIADKIGSTENIRRASDEASWSLFESAAFFNRSQEVREHLEHIGRKIVQQCHDLPLLIKIVGRTLHFKTEKEWQSILDSKMWQVQYIERHHFVPLWLSFTDMPFAVRMCFLYCAIFPKDYLINKDELIRSWMAQGYVHKEAVGQMCFDQMVARSWFQKFEFEEDDDDGRILRCKMPVQVHKFVRFLAQNYCASIEVDGNFEKPRRVKLSHLFLRVSEGISFPVSVSEVQNLRSLRIQYGSKTCSLISEVLPKLLDQSRTTLRALDLSGQSWYENMTIKIPAEIGNLEFLRYLNLSLLKIAELPEELCGLWNLQTLELNWCTNLETLPQGMGKLINLEHLLNVGTSLASMPKEIERLTRLCTLSEFIVSSDGGTLEYLKSLDELRGSLHIRNLGNVTDASKVAEAKLKNKVNLRGLCLNFENHAEGERIKEDEKVLDAAQPPEYLMRLEIRDYRGSTFPSWIDLLSRLTILSLKDWTNCEQLPPLGNLPSLESLSLFSMGSVRKVGNEFLGIKSGIASSVTYFPRLKSLKFVNMEEWGDWECEMANVMPCLCSLSFVYCPELKALPGIFLSQEENRLEKNPNLITPKELKINWCPLLKERYDKRSGGKEWGKISRIPSIMINFTYLQLDPELLNYQTGMDI, from the exons TGCATTCCACCAGAATTGATCCGTTCAGTGCAAGTTTTTTTGCTGAGACTTGGAATCATTGAAGAAATGGTTGAAGATGGAGAGGAAAGTCGATTGAACAAAACAGATTCACGTACGGTAATTAGAGGTGTGATGACTAGTGTGAAAGACTGGTTAGATTTGGTGAAAGTCGTGGCCACCAAGTCGGAAGATTTGGTGGATGAATTGAGCACTGAATTCCTCAGATGGAAGCAGCATCCCGATCAATCAGATGAACCCCCTTGGCCAGATTTTACTAACAAGATACAAGACTTAAATGATGTTTTACGTCCAATTCTCAGATTGCCCAAACAATGGTTTCAATTAGATCGTCGGAGTCAGGACGATTTCCAAAACCGATATGAAGGGGGTCCTAGTGGTTTTGTCTCCACCAGCTTTCTGCAAACCTGTTCTAGATCTGAGACTTGCGGTGTAGATGAAGAGAAGGAAGATTTAGTAAGCAAGTTGTTGTCGTCGTCGACGGAGATTCCCATCATCTCTATTCTAGGGACCGAAGGAACGGGGAAAACAACACTTGCTACATTGGCCTACAATAGTTATAAGGTGATGAGGTATTTTGACATCAGAATTTGGGTCGGTGCATCTGCCGACTCTGATGTGTTGAGCGTTGCCAGCTCCATTGCTGAAGCTCTAGGTGCTTCGGCTTCAGCCTTTTCTTCTCAGGGACAGGAATTAGAGCCTTATTTGAGATACATTAGAAAATCTATTGCGAGAAATAGATTTATTCTTGTGATAGATGATGTGTGGATAGAAGACAACAGTACATGGGAATCATTGCTTCAGACTCTACAAGAGGGTCGCCCTGGAAGTAAAATTTTGGTTACCACAGATGATCAGTCAATTGCTGACAAGATTGGATCTACGGAGAATATTAGGCGAGCGTCCGATGAGGCATCTTGGTCGTTGTTTGAGTCCGCtgcattttttaatagatCCCAGGAGGTGCGTGAACATTTAGAACATATTGGGAGGAAGATTGTACAACAGTGCCATGACTTGCCTCTTCTTATAAAGATTGTCGGACGTACTTTGCACtttaaaactgaaaaagaGTGGCAAAGCATATTAGACAGCAAAATGTGGCAAGTACAATATATTGAGAGGCATCATTTTGTCCCTCTGTGGCTGAGTTTTACCGACATGCCATTTGCGGTAAGAATGTGCTTTTTGTATTGCGCCATCTTTCCAAAAGACtatctaattaataaagatgaaCTAATTAGATCATGGATGGCTCAAGGTTATGTCCACAAGGAGGCAGTTGGTCAAATGTGTTTTGACCAAATGGTAGCACGTTCTTGGTTCCAGAAGTTTGAGTTTGAAGAGGATGACGATGATGGTCGTATTTTAAGATGTAAGATGCCTGTTCAAGTGCATAAGTTTGTCCGATTTCTTGCACAGAATTATTGTGCTTCAATTGAGGTTGatggtaattttgaaaaaccaaGGCGAGTTAAGCTTAGCCACTTGTTCTTGAGGGTCAGTGAAGGGATTTCATTTCCTGTCTCCGTCAGTGAAGTGCAAAACTTAAGAAGCCTCCGGATTCAATATGGGTCTAAAACTTGTTCGCTAATTAGTGAGGTACTACCGAAATTATTGGATCAATCAAGGACGACTTTAAGGGCATTAGATCTGAGTGGACAATCATGGTATGAAAATATGACTATAAAGATTCCAGCGGAGATAGGAAACTTGGAATTTTTGAGATACCTTAATTTGTCATTACTGAAGATAGCTGAATTGCCAGAAGAACTGTGTGGGTTATGGAATTTACAAACTTTAGAGCTCAACTGGTGTACCAATCTCGAAACGTTACCTCAAGGGATGGGAAAGTTAATCAACCTGGAGCATTTGTTAAATGTTGGGACTTCACTTGCTTCCATGCcgaaagaaattgaaagattGACTCGTCTTTGTACATTAAGTGAATTCATTGTGAGCAGTGATGGTGGCACCCTTGAATATTTGAAAAGCTTGGACGAACTTCGGGGGTCTCTTCATATAAGAAACCTGGGAAATGTGACAGATGCGAGTAAGGTTGCAGAAGCGAAACTAAAGAACAAGGTAAATCTCCGCGGATTGtgtctaaattttgaaaatcatgcgGAAGGGGAGAGGATAAAGGAAGATGAAAAAGTTCTTGATGCCGCGCAGCCGCCCGAATATTTAATGAGGTTAGAGATCAGAGACTACAGAGGCAGCACTTTCCCGAGTTGGATCGATTTGTTAAGTAGGCTGACAATTTTAAGTCTCAAAGATTGGACTAACTGCGAGCAACTTCCTCCTCTCGGAAACCTGCCATCTCTTGAGTCACTTTCTTTATTTAGTATGGGAAGCGTGAGAAAAGTGGGTAATGAATTTTTGGGAATAAAAAGTGGCATCGCATCATCTGTTACTTACTTCCCAAGATTGAAATCTCTCAAGTTTGTCAACATGGAAGAATGGGGAGATTGGGAATGTGAGATGGCTAATGTCATGCCATGTCTTTGTTCCTTGTCATTTGTGTACTGCCCCGAATTAAAGGCCCTGCCAGGCATCTTTCTTTCTCAG GAGGAAAATAGATTAGAAAAGAATCCTAATCTAATTACACCAAAGGAATTAAAGATCAATTGGTGTCCGCTTCTAAAGGAGCGTTACGATAAGAGGTCAGGAGGTAAGGAGTGGGGGAAAATCTCGAGAATCCCCAGcatcatgattaattttacataCCTGCAACTTGATCCAGAATTGTTGAATTACCAGACAG GAATGGATATTTGA